The sequence GTTGTAATTTAATACGATTGGTATAGCCCACCGCAAAGAACTGGGCATCTGAAAGTACAATCGCTACAATCGCCGCCATTGTGATTATAGGAGTCGACATGAGTACATCTTTACTTAACGCGCCAACGGGTTTGCAGGCACGAGTGATTAACTTGGTTGAGCAAAACTGGTTTGGTCATTTTATTTTGGCATTGATTTTAATCAACGCGGTGCAGTTAGGTATGGAGACCTCAGCCAGCCTGATGGCGCAATACGGTACTTTGTTGATGAGTCTTGATAAGTTGCTACTGAGTGTATTTGTGGTGGAGTTATTGCTGCGGATTTATGCCTACAGGGGGAAATTTTTTAAAGACCCTTGGAGCGTGTTCGATTTTACCGTGATAGTGATAGCACTGATCCCTGCATCTGGGCCATTGGCTGTCCTGCGTTCGCTCAGGGTATTGCGGGTGCTGAGAGTGTTAACAATTGTGCCATCAATGAAACGGGTGGTGTCTGCGCTGTTGGGATCACTTCCTGGATTGGCATCGATCGCCACGGTATTACTGTTGATTTATTATGTGTTTGCGGTGATTGCTACCAAAATTTTTGGCGATGCATTCCCTGAATGGTTTGGCACTATTGCTGACTCATTTTATACCCTATTTCAAATAATGACGCTTGAAAGCTGGTCTATGGGAATTTCGCGGCCAGTGATGGAAGTGTACCCTTATGCTTGGGTATTTTTCGTACCATTTATTCTGGTAGCGACTTTCACAATGCTAAATTTGTTTATTGCGATTATCGTCAATACCATGCAAACCTTCAGCGACGAAGAGCATGCATTAGAGCGTGAACAAGACAAACAAATCTTAGAGCAGGAACAAAGACAAATGCACGAGGAGTTGAAAGCCATCAGACTCGAGCTACAACAATTACAAACCTTGTTGCGCAATGCTGCTGGTGATTCTTCTAATGTGTCGACAAAGGGAGATATTGGTTCTGACTAAAGCAGATTGAGGATCGTGAGCGGTTATCAAGTCTTATACTTAGATTCTGTCGTTTTTCGCTAAACCATCACAGATTGCGGATCACTTAATATTTTTATTGGGTTGTCTTCTGGTTGGTTTTGGGGGAGAATGCGCGCCGAAAAAATAACCGAGCTACTCAGTGGCTCGGTTATTTTTCATTTATGAATATGCGTTTAACACCAATTGAGGCCGGTAAACATCCGGAAATGATATGAGGTTCGGCTGAACCTATTTTACTGAGGACAAACCAATGAGGTTGTTGTGTACCGAATTTTCGGTCGTTGCTGTAAATCAAGTAGTTGCGTTAGCTATTCAACCTAAGGTGTTGATGGTGACTCACAAGCAAAAACCAATTGCAGATGTATGGTTAAGTGTTCATCCCTATAGAATGGGGGTGTGCTGATGAGTCAACAAAATCCGGGTTTGAAGCAGACCCTCAACTTATGGCAAGTGGTGGTAATGGGGCTTGCCTATCTCACGCCGATGGCCGTTTTTGACACCTTTGGTATTGTTTCCGAGATAACCTCAGGTCATGTTGCTACATCCTATCTTTTTGCGCTCGCTGGGATCTTATTTACCGCGTTCAGTTATGGCCACTTAGTGCGTAAATATCCTTATGCGGGTTCAGCCTACACTTATGCTCAAAAAACCTTTAGTCCGAACGTCGGTTTTATGGTGGGCTGGTCATCGCTGCTGGATTATATGTTTATGCCGATGATCAATATGTTACTGGCAAAAATCTATTTAACTGCCATGTTCCCCAATGTTGAACCTTGGATCTTTATTTTCGCTCTTGTGATCATAATGACCTTACTTAATCTTAAGGGGATAGATCTGGTCGCTAACTTTAATGGGGTGATAGTGTTTGCACAGCTGGCCATTATTGTGGTGTTTATTGGTCTAATGGGCTATAGCATTTCCCTCGGTGAAGGCGAGGGTGTGATTGCGAGCGTACGACCATTTTATGCAGATAATATGGCGATGGCGCCATTATTCACGGGGGCGACGATTCTGTGTTTCTCCTTCCTCGGCTTTGATGGATTAAGTTCGCTGACCGAAGAAACTAAGGATGCTCAACGTGTTATTCCTCGCGCGATTGTGTTGACAGCCTTGATCGGTGGCGTGATTTTTGTTGGTGTATCCTATTTCTTGCAGCTTTATTTCCCCGATATCTCACGCTTTCAACAGCTTGATGCGGTATTGCCTGAAATTGCACTCTACGTTGGCGGTAATCTATTCCAGTCCATCGTATTAGTGGCAACCACTGTTGCGGTATTAGCCTCGGGTATGGCAGCCCATGCAGGCGTTGCACGGATTTTATATGTGATGGGGCGGGATAATATGCTGCCACGTAAAGGGTTTGCTTATATCCACCCTAAGTGGCGCACCCCAGCATTTAATGTTCTGTTGGTGGGCGCGCTTGCGCTATCTGCCGTCTCATTTGACTTAGAAATGGCGCTAGCCTTAGTTAATTTTGGTGCTTTAGTCGCTTTTACCTTCGTGAATTTATCTGTCATTGTGCAGTTTTATGTGAGGGAGCAGCGTAATCAATCACTTAGAGAATACTTGCAATACTTAGTCTTGCCATTGTGTGGCGCGGGTACTATTGGTGTACTTTGGGTGAACTTAGAACCACAATCATTAGAGCTGGGGCTCATTTGGGCGGCAGTGGGAGCGATGTATTTGGCTTTACGGAGTTTCCGTTTACGCCGTGCAGTAGAGCTACAAAATTAGTTGAGTTCAATACATGGCAATTCACCTAAGTTAGACGATAAAAACCCTTTACCAGATAGTACTCCGCATACTGGTAAAGGGAGTCACGTGTTCTAAAAGAACAGCGCGATTAAGATAATGATCGGAATTGGGATCCCGATAAACCAAAGTAATACTGAACGCATAACAACCTCCTTTAAATTGAATAAACAGTGTGCGAATTAAGCATCGCGTTGACGGCCACCGAAAATAGCCATCACACTTGCGACGAATGCGCCCAACAATAGTGCTACCGCCATCCAAAGTGCAGCATAGGCCGATGCTTTACGTGCTTCATCTGCGGCTTGGCGAGCCGTAGTTTCCGCATTTTTCAGCGTGGTTTGCACTTTCTCAAACCCTTGTGACACTCGCTGCTCTGCCTCCTGCTGAGTCAGATCGGTGCGTTGTGTAATGAGTTGACCTATATAGCGTTCGTCCTCTGGTGACAACGTACCTGTTTGCAGTGCCTGTGCGAGTATCCGTGAGACTTCACGGACTGGAATTGGCAAGACTTCAGGGGCTTGCTCGTTTGCCAATGCGTTTACTTGGGGGGCTGTAGCTTCAGTTTGGACTTCTGGCATTTGTTCATTGACCTGAGGTGTCATTCTTTCTGCTGGGATTTCTTGGGCCGGTTTGTTTACCTGCGGTGTTGTTCTTTTACGGGAGCCGTTAGAGTTATCACGGAACAGTGAATCAACAAAATAGCCGATGGGATGGTTGCCATTGCCAGCTTCACCTGTGGCTAGCGTTGCCGCCGAACCCACTGCAGTTCCTGCGGCACTTGCGGCTTTACCGACAACGTCAGCACTAGCACGGACGCCACTGCCAATGCTACCCACGACCGACGTCAGTACCACAACGGTTAGCAGTGATGCGACAGCCCATGTCAGAAAACCGTGAGCGGTATCGCGAAAGTACACTTCATCCGTATGTACATCTGTCCATTTGGTGCGCAGTCGTCCGGCTAGATAACCGCCCATGCCTGATGCAGCGAGTTGAGTGAAACTCAGCCATGCGATTGCTGCAACACCAAAGGTTGCTGCACTGATGCCCTCCATGCTCCACGGCGATATAGCAGAGAAACCCAGCCCAGTGCCTAAGAGCATTAATAACAGTGACAGCGCTGCGGCACCTGCCGCTCCTGCAAAGATGGCTGCCCATGAGACGGCGCTAGATCCGTATGGGGTGTTAATGCTGTTTGCTGGTATGCGGCGATCTTTCATCGTTTCCATACCGAGGTTAACTTCTGACATGTGTCTCTCCATTTTGTATTTATAAAAATAAGGTAGTAAGGTTATCCACAGTGTTGGCATTGTTGTTGGAACTGAAAAACAGTGCGGTTATAACTGCACAGACTTCCTTGTTGGCGTCACTCCACTATTTGATGCCGCCATACATATCTATTAGCTTTTAGACTTCAACATGTCATCGCGTAGGTTTATTGCCCGCGCGGCGCCAATGGCGGTTTCCACTTTTTTAATTTCCTCAGGCGGCGGTAGGACGGCGGGTAAACCCAGTGATTCGATCCATAGTTCGCGTAGGAATCCCTTGGTGTGATAGAGATGATGGTGCTCATCCTGCGCCACCAATTCAAACGCAGTCCTTAGTGCATCGGTTTCCTCACCTTCACCGTGTTCTGCCAGATGTCCAATCAGCTCCCAGTTCTGATGATCTTTTGTTTCTGCCAGAACCACGCACTCGCCAGCGACCAGTTGCGCTGCGGCAGTAGTGCCTCGTGTCTTTGCTATTTGCATCGCTTTGACCAGTGAATTCCCTATATGAGCCACGACTTCACGACCAGGTGTCTTAGTGTCAGGATCCAACCCTAGCTCACCAAAAACATCCATAAGTACCTGCTCGTGGATGCGGGTTTGCTCAAGGTATTCTTGCCATTCAGTTTTTAAATCTTTGTTTAGCGCGCATGACAGGGCCGTTTCGTAGATTTTTATGCCACCGCGCTCTGTCTCGATAGCCTGATACAGCAACTCGTGTAGCTGTTTTTTGATATAAGGTTTCTTGTTCATAGCGTTATCCTTTTAGTGGCATTTTTTAAGCAGTGGTTGGTCGTGAGCGATAATCGGACTGCTTCATGTGGTTATAGCGTTATTGGATTATTGAATAGCGAGAAGGGTGGCGATGAGATGCGACCGCATCAATAAATACCGGCACAATTTCAGCCATATTGCTGCTGTCTACTAGCAGGATCCCCCTGTCTTCTTCCATGCGGAATCCAATGTTAGCCAAATCCAGCAGTTCCCGTCCGTCACCTAAAGCGAGGATTGTTTTGCCGTGTAGGTACAACTCTTTTATAAATGGGATTGTGTGGCTATAGCCTGCGAGAGCTTGAACCGCCTCGTTTCCATCGGGTAGGACCATGGCATCAAACAGCACAGCCGGAGAATTCTCCATCGATTTATCCGCTTCTATTTTCTCGCCTGAGGCACCCACAAAACTTCCTATTCGTGGCCCTACAAAATGAACGACAGCCCCCGCTTCCACTAAGGCCGAATGAAGGCTGACCAAGGATGCATGGTGAACTCCATCCTCGATTAACACGGCAATCTGACGTGTACGGATACCGCATTCGCCCGGTAATGCCATCAGCGACAAGGCGGTAGAGACTGTTACCTCAGGTGACTGCGGCTCCGCGATGGCCTTGGGCATTGCATCTGGAACAACCATGCCTAGGCCTGCTGCAACTTCAGCGGCAAGTTCAGGGGAGACATTCACCAACGAGGACAGCATCCGATTGCGTATGGCAGGGACTGCAACTTTGCTGAGCTCGAAGCGAAATGCATCGACAATATGGGCTTTTTCGACAGCCGTTTGACTGTTGAAAAACAAAGTGGCTTGTAGATAGTGCTCGGCAAATTTTTCCGGCTTACCCCTGATTTTGTCTTCGCTAATTCTTTCTGGAAACGATACAAATCCGCTGCTTCCAGCTTGAAATGGACAACCACCCGCCAGTGAATTTGGCTCGTAGGCAACACGGCCGCGATGGATCGCCTGACGATGAATGCCGTCGCGTTGGTTATTTTGAACCGGGGCTAGTGGTGCATTGATCGGGATTTCGTGAAAATTAGCGCCACCTAAGCGGGTAATTTGCGTGTCCACATAGGAGTGGATACGACCCGCCAGCAGTGGGTCATTAGAGAAGTCTATGCCCGGAATAACATGTGCGGTGCAGAACGCAACTTGTTCGGTTTCGGCAAAGAAGTTATCAGGATTGCGATTGAGCACCATACGCCCAACAGGCAGTACTGGCACCAGTTCCTCAGGGAGCAGCTTAGTTGAATCGAGTACATCGAAACTGAAACCATCGGCCTGTTCCTCGCTAAAAATTTGCAGCCCGAGCTCCCATTCCGGAAACTCGCCCGACTCTATGGCTTCCCATAAATCCCGTCGGTGGAAATCAGGATCGGCGCCCGATATTTTCACCGCCTCATCCCACAGCAATGAATGCGTGCCTTGCAGCGGCTTCCAGTGGAATTTACAAAATACGGATTGCCCCTCTTCGTTCACTAAACGAAAGGTATGCACGCCAAAGCCTTGCATCATGCGATAACTGCGCGGTATAGCGCGGTCCGACATCACCCACATCAGCATATGGGTGGATTCTGGCATCAGTGAAACAAAGTCCCAAAACGTATCATGGGCCGATGCCGCCTGAGGCATGCCGTGGTGTGGCTCAGGTTTAACTGCGTGTACTAGATCGGGAAACTTCATCGCATCCTGAATAAAGAATACTGGCATGTTATTTCCAACCAGATCCCAGTTACCCTCGTCGGTATAGAACTTCACCGCAAAGCCACGCACATCACGCGCCGTGTCTTTTGAGCCACGCTCGCCAGCTACCGTAGAAAAACGTACGAACACAGGGGTGATTTTGCCTTGCTCCGCAAAAGGTGCTGCGCGAGTGTATTTGCCCAGTGCGTCATAGGCTTTGAAGTAGCCATGAGCTCCTGAACCGCGAGCATGAACTATCCGTTCAGGGATTCGTTCGTGATCAAAATGGGTAATTTTTTCCCGCAGGATGAAATCTTCAAGCAAGGATGGTCCGCGTAATCCAGCTTTCAGGCTATTTTGATTATCGCCAATCCTAACCCCTTGATTGGTGGTCAAAGGCTGAGCGCTTGCATCGACTCGAACCCGATTGAGCGAGTCGACCATAGGGTTAATCCCAGGTCGCACAGCGCTACCGGTTTTAGCCGTTTCGATATCCTCAGTTGCCGTGCTTGCCGTTAATGCAATAGAGGGCAACTCCACAGTCACTCCAGGTACAGGTGCCATAGCGTTATCATGACCATAGTCGAATGCCTTATTAATGTTGTAGGGCATAGCTGCGACCAAGGTATCGCTATCGCGAGCTTGCTTTGCAACTATGTCATTCGTTTTAAGCACAGACTCCTGACCCTCTGTTGCGGCGACGGATGAGTCATCTTTGCTTTGCACTCGTGATGACGGGTCTGGTTTTTTGTTCATAGCCATAATTGTTCTCCGGTGAGGTGGGGAATGTTGACAATAGAGATACCGCTCAAACCGCCAACCTTTATCGATTCTTATTGAGTTGATGGGCTGTGTCTGTTCGATAGCGAACCATCCACTAGACTGTATCTGCATCACCGTATGCCGTTTTTTTGTTCAGTTCGACAACGCACCGACGCTGTGATTTGTATCCTTCAGACTGGTTGTGGAACGCCTGTTTTGTCGCAGCTAAAGGTCGATAAGCAGAGCTTGACTAGGATTTTTAGATTCACTTTTAAACTCTGTAAAAAGGCCTATGAACCTAATACC is a genomic window of Shewanella putrefaciens containing:
- a CDS encoding ion transporter — encoded protein: MSTSLLNAPTGLQARVINLVEQNWFGHFILALILINAVQLGMETSASLMAQYGTLLMSLDKLLLSVFVVELLLRIYAYRGKFFKDPWSVFDFTVIVIALIPASGPLAVLRSLRVLRVLRVLTIVPSMKRVVSALLGSLPGLASIATVLLLIYYVFAVIATKIFGDAFPEWFGTIADSFYTLFQIMTLESWSMGISRPVMEVYPYAWVFFVPFILVATFTMLNLFIAIIVNTMQTFSDEEHALEREQDKQILEQEQRQMHEELKAIRLELQQLQTLLRNAAGDSSNVSTKGDIGSD
- a CDS encoding catalase; this encodes MAMNKKPDPSSRVQSKDDSSVAATEGQESVLKTNDIVAKQARDSDTLVAAMPYNINKAFDYGHDNAMAPVPGVTVELPSIALTASTATEDIETAKTGSAVRPGINPMVDSLNRVRVDASAQPLTTNQGVRIGDNQNSLKAGLRGPSLLEDFILREKITHFDHERIPERIVHARGSGAHGYFKAYDALGKYTRAAPFAEQGKITPVFVRFSTVAGERGSKDTARDVRGFAVKFYTDEGNWDLVGNNMPVFFIQDAMKFPDLVHAVKPEPHHGMPQAASAHDTFWDFVSLMPESTHMLMWVMSDRAIPRSYRMMQGFGVHTFRLVNEEGQSVFCKFHWKPLQGTHSLLWDEAVKISGADPDFHRRDLWEAIESGEFPEWELGLQIFSEEQADGFSFDVLDSTKLLPEELVPVLPVGRMVLNRNPDNFFAETEQVAFCTAHVIPGIDFSNDPLLAGRIHSYVDTQITRLGGANFHEIPINAPLAPVQNNQRDGIHRQAIHRGRVAYEPNSLAGGCPFQAGSSGFVSFPERISEDKIRGKPEKFAEHYLQATLFFNSQTAVEKAHIVDAFRFELSKVAVPAIRNRMLSSLVNVSPELAAEVAAGLGMVVPDAMPKAIAEPQSPEVTVSTALSLMALPGECGIRTRQIAVLIEDGVHHASLVSLHSALVEAGAVVHFVGPRIGSFVGASGEKIEADKSMENSPAVLFDAMVLPDGNEAVQALAGYSHTIPFIKELYLHGKTILALGDGRELLDLANIGFRMEEDRGILLVDSSNMAEIVPVFIDAVASHRHPSRYSIIQ
- a CDS encoding APC family permease — translated: MSQQNPGLKQTLNLWQVVVMGLAYLTPMAVFDTFGIVSEITSGHVATSYLFALAGILFTAFSYGHLVRKYPYAGSAYTYAQKTFSPNVGFMVGWSSLLDYMFMPMINMLLAKIYLTAMFPNVEPWIFIFALVIIMTLLNLKGIDLVANFNGVIVFAQLAIIVVFIGLMGYSISLGEGEGVIASVRPFYADNMAMAPLFTGATILCFSFLGFDGLSSLTEETKDAQRVIPRAIVLTALIGGVIFVGVSYFLQLYFPDISRFQQLDAVLPEIALYVGGNLFQSIVLVATTVAVLASGMAAHAGVARILYVMGRDNMLPRKGFAYIHPKWRTPAFNVLLVGALALSAVSFDLEMALALVNFGALVAFTFVNLSVIVQFYVREQRNQSLREYLQYLVLPLCGAGTIGVLWVNLEPQSLELGLIWAAVGAMYLALRSFRLRRAVELQN